The following proteins are co-located in the Desulfatitalea tepidiphila genome:
- a CDS encoding IS4 family transposase — MVRYASLFSQLVALFHRGQFHGLVFRHQAERYAKSFNSWDHFVAMLFCQLAQAKSLREICGGLSCCLGKLRHLGVKKAPNKSTLSYANAHRPWQMFQDLFYQTLDMCKLAGTGKHRFKFKNKLLSLDSSTISLCLSLFPWAKFRRTKGAVKLHLLLDHNGYLPTYAYISNGKKHDVTIARKVPLSPYSIVAMDRGYNDYNLFAHWTENHIFFVTRLKDNADYTVVEERSVPQHRNILADQLIQFNGHYARKKCSHILRKVVVWEKEQNRQIVLLTNHLEFGPTTISEIYKDRWQIELFFKALKQNLKVKTFVGTSENALYIQIWTALIAMLLIKYLQFRSKFDWSLSNLVAFLRWNLFTYRDIWDWIDSPFDVLPITPKPVQHLLPFRGVGQHP; from the coding sequence ATGGTACGATATGCCAGTCTGTTTAGTCAATTGGTTGCTCTGTTTCACCGAGGTCAATTTCATGGTCTGGTCTTTCGTCACCAAGCCGAACGATATGCAAAGAGCTTCAACAGCTGGGATCATTTTGTAGCCATGCTATTTTGCCAACTTGCCCAAGCCAAGAGTCTGCGTGAAATATGCGGCGGTTTGTCGTGCTGCCTGGGCAAGCTGAGGCATCTTGGGGTAAAAAAGGCGCCCAACAAGTCGACCCTTTCCTATGCCAACGCCCATCGGCCCTGGCAGATGTTTCAGGACCTGTTTTATCAGACCCTTGATATGTGCAAATTGGCTGGCACCGGCAAACACCGCTTCAAGTTCAAAAACAAGCTGCTATCGCTGGACAGTTCGACCATATCCCTGTGTCTGTCGCTTTTCCCTTGGGCCAAATTCCGTCGCACCAAAGGAGCTGTCAAACTGCACTTGCTTCTGGATCATAATGGGTATTTACCGACCTATGCCTATATTTCCAACGGTAAAAAGCATGATGTCACGATTGCCCGCAAGGTGCCCTTGTCGCCTTATTCTATTGTAGCCATGGACAGAGGTTACAACGACTACAATCTGTTTGCCCACTGGACCGAAAACCATATTTTCTTTGTCACCCGCTTAAAGGACAATGCTGACTATACCGTCGTTGAAGAGCGCTCTGTACCGCAGCATAGAAACATCCTGGCCGATCAGTTAATCCAGTTCAATGGCCACTACGCCCGGAAAAAGTGTTCGCACATTCTTCGCAAGGTCGTTGTCTGGGAAAAAGAGCAAAACCGTCAAATCGTTCTATTGACCAATCATCTTGAATTTGGGCCAACCACCATATCGGAAATCTACAAGGATCGTTGGCAGATAGAACTTTTTTTCAAAGCATTGAAACAGAATCTGAAAGTCAAAACCTTCGTTGGTACCAGTGAAAACGCCCTCTACATCCAGATTTGGACAGCATTAATTGCCATGCTGCTGATCAAGTACCTTCAGTTCAGATCCAAGTTTGACTGGTCCCTATCGAATCTGGTGGCATTTTTAAGATGGAACCTTTTTACTTACAGGGACATATGGGATTGGATCGATAGTCCATTTGATGTTCTTCCCATAACTCCCAAGCCTGTCCAACATCTACTACCGTTCAGGGGTGTTGGACAGCATCCTTGA
- a CDS encoding dihydroorotate dehydrogenase-like protein — translation MDITTTYLGLRLASPLIVGSSGLTGSVDKIAAFARHGAGAVVLKSIFEEEILFEYEDIMKEAQAEGVNLDQFDYYDYHLKGKRIDKYIELIRSAKKTVDIPVIASINCIFSHEWTAFADRIQEAGADALELNMFFLPSDFERSAREQEEAYFRVIDKVLAAVSIPVALKISYYFSNLGPMIQRLSRTGVAGLVLFNRFFSPDIDIDALKVKPSFVFSTPVELAISLRWIAIMARKVDCDLAASTGVHDGEGLIKQLLAGAKAVQTVSSLYRQGPEHVETMLNRLKEWMQSHGYQRLVDFRGKLSQEAASNAAVYERVQFMRYFGGEKDVT, via the coding sequence ATGGACATCACGACAACTTACTTAGGCCTGAGGCTCGCCAGCCCCCTTATCGTCGGCAGTTCGGGGCTGACCGGTTCGGTGGACAAAATCGCGGCTTTCGCGCGACATGGCGCGGGGGCGGTGGTACTAAAATCGATCTTCGAAGAAGAAATCCTCTTCGAGTACGAAGACATCATGAAAGAAGCGCAAGCCGAGGGTGTCAACCTGGATCAGTTCGACTATTACGACTACCATCTCAAAGGAAAACGGATAGACAAGTACATCGAATTGATCCGATCCGCCAAAAAGACAGTGGATATCCCGGTCATCGCCAGCATCAACTGCATCTTCTCCCACGAGTGGACCGCCTTTGCCGACCGCATCCAGGAGGCCGGCGCCGACGCGTTGGAGCTGAACATGTTCTTTCTGCCGTCGGACTTCGAGCGCTCGGCCCGGGAGCAAGAGGAGGCCTACTTCCGCGTCATCGATAAAGTTCTCGCCGCGGTCTCCATACCGGTAGCCTTGAAGATCAGCTATTATTTTTCCAATCTCGGGCCCATGATCCAGCGGCTGTCGCGCACCGGCGTGGCCGGACTGGTGCTCTTCAACCGCTTCTTCAGTCCGGACATCGATATAGATGCGTTGAAAGTCAAACCCTCCTTCGTTTTCAGCACGCCGGTCGAACTGGCCATATCGCTGCGCTGGATCGCCATCATGGCCCGCAAGGTCGATTGCGATCTGGCCGCCTCCACGGGCGTTCACGACGGCGAGGGCCTCATCAAGCAGCTTTTGGCCGGCGCTAAGGCGGTACAAACGGTGTCCAGCCTCTACCGCCAGGGGCCCGAGCATGTCGAGACCATGCTGAATAGGTTGAAAGAGTGGATGCAGTCCCACGGATACCAGCGTTTGGTGGATTTCCGCGGCAAGCTGAGCCAGGAGGCGGCCAGCAATGCGGCCGTTTACGAACGGGTGCAGTTCATGCGCTATTTCGGAGGTGAAAAGGACGTTACGTAA
- a CDS encoding hemerythrin domain-containing protein yields MKATQELKNEHRGIEQMLRVLSVVAEKTERGEALQAPHVDGIMEFLTIFIDKCHHGKEEEFLFPALEAAGVKREGGPIGVLSSEHEQGRSLVAGLKKHLSAHRAGDRRAAGDIRKTVQAYVTLLTQHIAKEDTVLFPMADERLDAKQDESLFEAFERLERERIGAGKHEAFHALLDELQNTYLRK; encoded by the coding sequence ATGAAGGCCACCCAGGAGTTGAAAAACGAGCACCGCGGCATCGAACAGATGCTGCGGGTCCTGAGTGTCGTCGCGGAGAAAACCGAGCGCGGTGAAGCCTTGCAGGCTCCACATGTCGATGGCATCATGGAATTCTTGACGATCTTTATCGACAAGTGCCACCACGGCAAGGAGGAGGAGTTTCTCTTCCCGGCACTGGAAGCCGCCGGGGTGAAGCGGGAAGGCGGCCCCATCGGCGTCCTGTCGAGCGAGCACGAGCAAGGGCGTTCGCTGGTGGCCGGCCTTAAAAAGCATCTATCCGCTCACCGCGCCGGCGACCGCCGGGCTGCCGGCGACATCCGGAAAACCGTTCAAGCCTACGTGACGCTGCTGACCCAGCATATCGCGAAGGAAGACACCGTTCTGTTTCCCATGGCCGACGAGAGACTCGACGCCAAACAGGACGAGTCGCTTTTCGAGGCTTTCGAACGGCTGGAACGCGAGCGCATCGGTGCCGGAAAGCACGAGGCGTTCCATGCCCTGTTGGATGAACTTCAGAATACCTACCTGAGAAAATGA